ctctgggctttccTTCCAGGATTtggggggcagagaggggaagggagcaggacagccctgtcccaccaTGACCTCAGAGGGGTGGATTTCCTGAATCCCCCAAttcccagcacattcccagccatcccccagttcccagccctcctccagctcagagccccccaGCTCACCAGGCTCTGGGTGAAGTGAAGGCTCCTTAAGGCCCTGTGACAGGaggggggcagagccctggctgtgccctgaagCTCAGTggggtgggcagtgctgggtcctgtgctgagctgcaccagggcaggagggaattGCAGAGCCCTTCACACCTGCCCCGAGGGATGGGGAGTGGAGCCCTTAAATAAagacctgggctggggcaggactgctctgggcagggctttGGGGTCCTCAGGGGACTCAGAATcccccagggagaggggctgagggTTCCAGCCTGGCTCTAGCTGGATGTGAGCTGCAGGCTGAAAGCACCAGGCCAGTAAAGGAGAGCCAGTGGCTGCTGAAAGTCTGGTTGGAAGCTGATGTCCTGTCCAGGGGGTGCTTTGGGGGTCCTGTCCCTTTGCCACTGGAGTGGGGTTTGggagcccaggtgtgccagaCCCATCCTGCCCctgtggccctggggacagccctgtggaggtgctggcagtgcctgagcagcctggtgaggtgtgtccctgcctgctgagtgccagcacaaacctgctgcagggaggggagggaagggttaaccagtgctgtgccctcctggcagcagaggtgtgtccccaggctgctctcacACCCCTGGAGGTGCCAGGGTTCAAAGCCTGGggcttcccctccctctctccctccccaagGCAAAGGCAAGCGGGAAGAAGCTGCAGAAGGTGACCCTGAAAGTGTCCCCCCGGGGGATtgtgctcagggacagcaggaccAACGAGCTCATCGAGAACATCTCCATTTacaggtgggtgctggggctctgctgggccagggctgctgctcagcacccctggctgctgcccagctctggggaggctcagggaggaggCTGAGCCTCCCTCCCACATCCCCTGAGCTCGGGGAGCATCCTGAGCATCTgcagctgcacatcccagccccCTGCATCACCCCCTGCCCCGAGCCTGAAGATGAAACCCCAGGCTGGGAACGTCCTGgcatttcctttctccttcctcacccTCCAAGGAAACCTTCTGGGCCCCTCTCCTGAAGGCAGGGCACTGtgaggtgctgctctgctggaatcTTCCCCTTCTCTAGCCTGTCCTGTCCCACAGtgtgaaaaagacattttcccttctcctccccttctcccctccttGCGGTGCCCATGGATCTCACCCACCCAcccaggctgtgccacccctgctgcagccccaggaggttctgaggctgtcccagagcccagcccggggAGTTTGGTGTTTTCCAGGATCTCCTACTGCACAGCAGACAAGGCCCACGACAAAGTGTTTGCCTACAtagcccagagccagcagagtgaGAGCCTGGAGTGCCACGCCTTCCTGTGCCCCAAGAGGAAAATGGTcagtgcaggggaggaggaggaggaggaggaggaagaggggctgggagggctcagcacggctcctgctgctcccagcagctcatcccagctggagtgggctggctgggctgggctcagggcacagaCCCGGCTCTGGGAAGGAGTTTGAGCCCGGCTCAGGGCACAGACCCGGCTCAGGGAAGGAGTTTGAGCCCGGCTCAGGGCACAGACCCGGCTCTGGGAAGGAGTTTGAGCCCGGCTCAGGGCACAGACCCGGCTCTGGGAAGGAGTTTGAGCCCGGCTCAGGGAAGGAGTTTGAGCCGGGCTCAGGGCACAGACCCGGCTCTGGGAGAgtctgggctgggctcagagccctcacccagctctgggccGGGCTCAGAGCCCTCCTGGGACCCTTCTCTGCTCACTCAGTGCTCCAGGAGGGAAAGGGACCTGGAGACCcgggagaggagaggggcaaGGAGAGCCCTGGGGTCTGTGGTggggccagagctggcactgagcCCCCTGCCCGTGCCaggaaggggctgtggggcagaggaggggcagctcagagccctgtgcccccagcaATCCTCTCCTGGTGCCTCTTGCACGGGCACAGGATGTCCCAGACCCCCCCTAGGgccattcccaccccagcctggtcccctgtgcctggagctgggccacCACAGCTCTGTTCATGgtccctgcctcccccagctccttcttttcccttggAGGGAGTAATGGGAGCTCCAAGTTGTCTCTCCTGTGCTCCCACCCTGGCATGGCTGAGATAAGCCTCGCTCtgcaaattaaaattgaaatctTCCTGCTGCTAAAAGAATTATCTCAGTGCCACATCAGCTCAGTGCATCCCCCTCCAAGTGAAGGTCTCCAAAGCCTTTTGTGGCAAAAACTGGCaatcatttcctttttcctgccctGTAAAAGGCAGGAACATCCTGCAGCTGAGGTgatccctgctgccaggctgcagccagccctccccagggcaggggctctgggtgcaccacagctcccaggcacagccatATCATTAATCCATATTTTTAGTTCCTGGGTAATTCTCAACACTAGCTGGATCTATTAAACTTGATTCAGATGTGACAGCTTAAATTGTAAACAGCTGTGAGGAGTTTCATTCCTAATTATGAGAAGTGCTCAGCGCTGCTGGgagccctcctgctgccagcctggactggcactgctgccctggggtgctcctggggtgcccctgcctgccctgggggggtgtgtgccctgcctgtgtcccccCCGTGcccctgggggctgccagggtTTCAGTCAATTCAGTGACAATCTCAGAGATTGATCTCAGTGACTTCAGGGACTGATTTCAGTGATTTCAGAGGCTTCAGTGATTGATCTCAGAGATTGAGCTCAGTGATTGATTTCAGAGGTCTCACTGATTGATCTCAGTGATTTCAGAGGTCTCATTGGTCTCAGTGATTGATCTCAGTGACCTCACTGATGTCAGTAATTTCAGTGATCTCAGTAATTTCAGAGGTCTCAGTGATTGATCTCAGTGATTGATCTCAGTGATTGATCTCAGTGATTTCATTGATCTCATTGGTCTCAGTGATTGATCTCAGTGCTCTCACTGATCTCAGTAATTTCAGTGCTCTCAGAGgtgtgtcctgctgtctgtccccAGGCCCAGGCTGTCACCCTGACCGTGGCCCAGGCTTTCAGGCTGGCCTTTGAGTTCTGGCAGGCAGCCAAGGAAGGTGAGTTGGttcccctgccctcctcctgaATTTCCAGGTGTCTCTGGGCAGccttgcacagctctgggctctgctcctgggtggGATTTGCAGGCAAGGGCAGAGAGGGGAATCCTGACTCcgtgtttcagaaggctgattgattattttgtgatatatgaaaagaaaatgctgtactaaagaaggagaaaggagacatcagagggctggaaaagaatgagaataaaaatctcatgacagccccagctggctgggattggccTTTAATGAAAGCCAATTCTCCTGCTGGGTAGACAGTTCTCCAgatcacattccagaggagccagacagggagaggctgcagtgtcccagcagaagaaatcctggcaaaggcaTTTTCCAGAGAATCTCAGTgaccctcctgccctgcagggcctggggtgcctcagagcccctgggctTTCTGCTGTCCCCTTCCCTgaggtggcaggagcagcccaggtggcctggctgtccctgtccctgtccctgcagccttgCAGGCAGTGATGGCATCTCCCCttctgcagagaaggagaagagggaaaggtccatcctggcagcagaagggacgagcagccccagctcaggagctcctgcccaccctgtCACAGGTGAGTGAGCcacctgagcagagcctggggctggggactgTCCCCAAGGGGTGGGGGACTGTCCCTGAGGGATGGGGATtgtccctgagcagggcagggatgtccCTGGGGGATTGGGGATGTCCCTGGGGGATTGGGGATGTCCCTGAAGGATTGGGGATGTCCCTGGGGGATTGGGGATGTCCCTGGGGGATTGGGGATGTCCCTGGGGGATTGGGGATGTCCCTGGGGGACTGGGGATGTCCCTGGGGGATTGAGGATGTCCCTGGGGGATTGGGGATGTCCCCTCACAATTCAGGGCctggctctgaggagcagggcagggagaagtgGGACAAAAGGCTCATCCCTGCCCATGCTGGCCACGAGATAAGAGGATTTGGCACaaacagccctgagctgggctcccttccaggctggcagctcctgcctggcctgggagggctcagggctgcagggatcTCCTGTCCCAAGGGTGGCACCgtgggctcagcccagcctggggcaccAGGAGCCTTCCCAAAGCCCCTCAGTGGGGTGggtgcagctgctcagagctcagaTCTGGGGccatcctgcaggagctggagcaggggagtgattcctgcagggagctgtggctgtgcctgttctctgccctcactgcccctctgctctgcccacagcagcagccctggggaacCTCCTGGACCTGGAGGAGCCTGGCAGGTcccccctgggcagcagcaccgagtgcccagggctggacaacAGCAGCTTTGGGCCCAGCCCCTCGGTGAACAACAACGTGGAGTGGGTAAGGGACAGCTGGGGGCCAAACTGGGCCAgactgggagctctgggggcctgggctgctcagggaggggtGACAGCCCAGAGGGACCCAGGGATAAATGGACAGGGTGGCAGAGgcatgctgctggcagggaatggggcattcctgctctgggcagcattccccagggctctgtcccagctggcaccagcccctggctcctgccagctcagagctcctggctgctcctgctgggggagctgggctgggcactgggggctCCTCAGTGCCCTGGGTCCCTGAGggagggctgctgcagccctgggggtgcATCCATCAGGGCTCCACCATCCCatctgggacaggctggggctCACTGGGgtcttgggaaggaattcctggctgggagggtgggcaggccctggcacaggtgcccaaggagctggggctgcccctggtccctggcagtgccccaggccaggctggaagtgtccaggggtgggaatgggatggattTAAGGGATTTCCTTccccccaaacccttccatggCTCCCTGAcccccaggcaggctggggctgagccctggagcCCCTCTCTGGAttttggggagctgcaggggagatGCCTTTGCCTGGAGCTTTCCAGGGTAagcctgaggagcagccccgAGGCTGAACCAAATCCTGGAGGCTCCTGAGCCATCTCCAGTCCCTCCCTGCTTGCAGACTCTTCATACTTCACTTACTCATTGCATTGGGTCTGTGAGTGCATGGCAGGattggggagcagctctggctgggcaaGGCCCTCTcagagcatggaaaagcttcctcctgtgctttcctgaaaaatcttcctccctgtgctttcctgggaatccctgggagcagggcacagatgggagggtcccagagctgctcccctgaccctgaccctgatccagagcagccccaggggctcctgagctgtgccaggcccctcctggcagcaggacaggcagggctgggagggtcAGGGGGCAtttccagccctgagctgcccccctgggtggggctggggcaggctcagcccctcggggctgcagggggggcatttccagccctgtgctgcccccctggatggggctggggcaggctcagcccctctgggctgcagggggggcatttccagccctgtgctgcccccctggatggggctggggcaggctcagcccctcgGGGGTGCAGGGAAGCCccggcagcagctggagctcacctttgccctgcagaggagcagattGCAGAGGAGGTGGCTGAGGCACTCAGGAGCCAACAGACAGagatatttctgtgtctgagtGCAGGGCCGGGTCTCTAAATACACTTTTGTGCAGTTCTCTTAGCAACTACTTGTCTCTCTTTTGATCTCTTCACAAAGGAGATGGATGATGGTCTGGACGAGGCGTTCTCAAGGTAATTCTCAGATCCTCATCCCTCCCTGGAGTtcagcaggggagcagccccagagccctggctgtTAATAATGGCTGTTAGTTAATAATGCTCCTTCATCTCACCGGGGCTCTGATCCCACCTGGCCCCACCGGTGCCCCAGCTGGTGACTGAGGGCCAGCCTTTAGGGCTGCCTGAGCAGCCAAATATTTGGAGAACCTTTTCAGGATGGAGAGAGGCTCTGTGTGATGGGCAGTTTAATTCCCCAAGCAGTTCCCGGGTCTGCTCCCACTTGCTGAGgcttttccaggctgctggTCCCAGCTTCTGGCCCTGGGGGCTTTGCTCTTCCTCAGCCCCCAAATTCAGGCTGTGTGGCCATCACTTCATGGGGTTTATTCCCCTTGTCCCTCCAAATTAaaggctgccctgccctgagcactccagcagagccaaaccAGCCCCTTTTCTCTCAGGTGGGTTTTGCTGCCTGTGGTTTTATGTGGgtcccatcctcctcctcctcctcctcctcctcctcctcctccccctcctgcccctggggttggggaggtgctggagggagtgaggcaggagaggggtTTGTATATTTTACTCTGTGCTTtcctctgtgtttgttttactCTGTGCATTACTCTCTGTATTACTCTGTGCTTTActctttgttttactttgtgctttactgtttttctctgtgcattACTCTGTGCTTTactctgtgtttcttttactctgtgtttatttcactctgtgctttactctgtgtttcttttacTCTGGTTATTTCACTCTGTGCAtactctgtgtttatttcactctgtgcaTTACTCTGTGCTTTACTCTGTGTTCTTTTACTCTGGTTTGTTTCACTCTGTGCTTACTCTGTGTTTCTTTACTCTGTTTATTCACTCTGTGCATTACTCTGTGTTCGTTTCACTCTGTGCATTACTCTGTGTTCATTTCACTCTGTGCTTACTCTGTGTTGTTTCACTCTGTGCATTATCTGTGTTCATTTCACTCTGTGCATTATTCTGTGTTCTTTCACTCTGTGCATTACTCTGTGTTGTTTCACTCTGTGCATACTCTGTGTTCGTTTTCACTCTGTGCATTACTCTGTGTTCATTTCACTCTGTGCATTACTCTGTGTTATTTCACTCTGTGCATTACTCTGTGTTTGTTTCACTCTGTGCATtactctgtgtttatttcactctgtgcattactctgtgtttatttcactctgtgcattactctgtgattctgtgtatTCACTCTGTGCATTACTCTGTGTTCTGATTTCACTCTGTGCATtactctgtgtttatttcactctgtgcaTTACTCTGTGTTCATTTCACTCTGTGCATTACTCTGTGTTCATTTCACTCTGTGCATTACTCTGTGTACTCTGTTTTGGTTTTCACTCTGTGCAtactctgtgtttatttcactctgtgcattactctgtgtttatttcactctgtgcattactctgtgtttatttcactctgtgcattactctgtgtttatttcactctgtgcattactctgtgtttattcactctgtgcattactctgtgtttatttcactctgtgcaTTACTCTGTGTTCGTTTCACTCTGTGCATTACTCTGTGTTCGTTTCACTCTGTGCATtactctgtgtttatttcactctgtgcattactctgtgtttatttcactctgtgcattactctgtgttcatttcactctgtgcattactctgtgtttatttcactctgtgcaTTACTCTGTGCTTTactctgtgtttcttttactctgtgtttatttcactctgtgcattactctgtgtttatttcactctgtgcattactctgtgtttatttcactctgtgcattactctgtgtttatttcactctgtgcattactctgtgtttattttactCTGTGCATTACTCTGTGTTCGTTTCACTCTGTGCATTACTCTGTGTTCGTTTCACTCTGTGCTTTACTCTGTGTTTGTTTCACTCTGTGCATtactctgtgtttatttcactctgtgcattactctgtgtttatttcactctgtgcattactctgtgtttgtttcactctgtgcattactctgtgtttattttactctgtgcattactctgtgtttatttcactctgtgcattactctgtgtttatttcactctgtgcaTTACTCTGTGTTCGTTTCACTCTGTGCATTACTCTGTGTTCATTTCACTCTGTGCATtactctgtgtttatttcactctgtgcattactctgtgtttatttcactctgtgcattactctgtgttcatttcactctgtgcattactctgtgtttatttcactctgtgcaTTACTCTGTGCTTTactctgtgtttcttttactctgtgtttatttcactctgtgcattactctgtgtttatttcactctgtgcattactctgtgtttatttcactctgtgcattactctgtgtttatttcactctgtgcattactctgtgtttattttactCTGTGCATTACTCTGTGTTCGTTTCACTCTGTGCATTACTCTGTGTTCGTTTCACTCTGTGCTTTACTCTGTGTTTGTTTCACTCTGTGCATtactctgtgtttatttcactctgtgcattactctgtgtttattttactctgtgcattactctgtgtttatttcactctgtgcattactctgtgtttatttcactctgtgtttattttactCTGTGCACGTTCCCCCCAGTGCTTtaccctgtccctgtgtgtgtcccAGGCTGGCCCAGTCCAGGACCAACCCTCAGGATCTGGACACGGGGCTGTcggcccaggagctgcagagtgcccaggctctgtccccCGTGCACTGGAgccagctggagcccagcccagctgagcaggaCGATCTCTTCATGTTCTGAGGGCAGAGAAGACCCCTGGGAGCCCTgcctggatgctgctgggagcagggacctGCCCAGGGTGCCACAGCCCAGTTCAGACCAAAGCTTCAGACACCTGCCGTGGGTTTTTGTACCTTGCTTTCACCTAAACCACAGGATGCTCTGGGACATCTTTACTCACAGTTTACAAGTGCTCCTGGGAGGTGTGGAGAGCacctgcagggcctgggcacccccagagccccctggagcatccccaggccaggctggatgcaggcacagctctgtgtccctgctccagccagcctggccagcacagcacctgcctggcctgggaggggacctgcagcagctgctgaggctggaatgcaggagggagcagagctggtgctttGTGCAGGGTCTGTGGCACCCTCACAGCTGTCACTCGCTCTGtggctcccagctcctttctAACCCAAAGACTTTTTTAACTCACAGGAGTTTTGCACTTTAGAACTCGAACTGAGAGCAGTGGTCAGGATTGTCGGGGtgagcagtgcctggcagctctCCTCAGAAGCTGTTTACCCAAAAAGAGccaccctggcagtgctgcagctctggctcccagcTGACCCCACCTCTGATGGCACTGCAGGTCCCAAAGCTCCACAGCAGCTTTAAGAGCAAAGCCACCAGGGAGGAAGGGTTTGTGTGCTGATTCCTGCTGgcaagggcagctgggaggagcagcaggaccacAGATccaccttcccagcctggcccagcaggtttgcctggccaggagctgctcctgccccaaaGGCAGGTGGCTGTTGCCCCGTGGATGGGATGGggtcaggcaggagcaggacctGGCTGCCCAGTGGTGCTCCCACCCTTCTCCCTGACAgctcccagggggctcaggaaGCTCCATCTTCCCCTGGGACTGAAAAGCAGCCATGGAGATACAGCTTGTGCTGACTAAAGATTGGGTTTAACCATCCTAAACACTCTCACTGACACTGGCAGTGTTCGTGGCCTTATGTGAAGTGTACTAATCTGTTTTATAGATTTGGAACTTGGGTTTGAAGCACTAATTCATTCCCCAGATAGCTCTTTAGAACTCCCTTAGAACTGCtcacagaaaggagaaaacccCTCAGTCAGCTGGAAGGATTCATTAGGAAGCAGCTGAGTGGCTCTGccttggatttatttttctccccccaAGTGTGAGGAGGTGTTGAGGACTCGTGGAGCTGACTCAGCAGGGCTCTGATGGAACCTGGgctctgtgggctctgcagagtgGGGTCAGAGCAGTGCCACATCCTGgaagggctgtgcctggagtgCCTCACTCCTGGGATGTGTGAGGGAcacatcctgctctgcctggagcctgggaTGTGTGAGGGACacatcctgctctcctggagcctgggATGTGTGAGGGAcacatcctgctctgcctggagcctgggaTGTGTGAGGGAcacatcctgctctgccctggaacCTGGGATGTGTGAGGgacacatcctgctctgctctggagcctggGATGTGTGAGGGAcacatcctgctctgcctggggcctggGATGTGTGAGGgacacatcctgctctgcttggaGCCTGGGATGTGTGAGGGACAcatcctgctctccaggagccTGGGATGTGTGAGGgacacatcctgctctgctctggggcctGGGATGTGTGAGGGACAcatcctgctctccaggagccTGGGATGTGTGAGGGACAcatcctgctctccaggagccTGGGATGTGTGAGGGAcacatcctgctctgccctggagccTGGGATGTGTGAGGGACAcatcctgctctccaggagccTGGGATGGAGTGTGAGCATTCCCCTGAGCACTGACCTCTCTCctttcctggagcagcacatTCACAACACTATCTATGTGTGTCcagagtggttttttttgttttgttttgttttgtttttttaagaaaacctGATGCTGTAAAGAATAAAAACTGCCATATTTTGGAGGCTCTCTGCTGGGTGACTTTATTTCCCCTGTGGTTCTTGTGGTAGCTTTTGTGTCTGGGTGGTGCCTGGGttctgcctggccctgctgcatgGCAGGATGTGGTCAGAAAGGTCCTGGGGGTGATGCCAAGGGGGCTCAGCTGGACTCtgcccccaggggctgctgtgggacacaggggtggcacagagggacacaggaCCTGTCCCTGTGTGGCTGCTTTGGCCTCCAGGTGAGGCTGTGAGGAGGGGGGCAAAGAGGGAGGTGGAAGCTTCAGGCTCAGCTGCAGATGAAGAGCAACATCAAACCCCAAAGCTCCTCAGTGGCAGTTTCTGAGTCCCAaagtgcttttctctctttgtgcAGCTGATGGTGGCCAgagagagcccagcacagccctgggtgctcggccctgctgcccccaccTTGGCTGGGAGGCACCTGGAGAATGGAATCAGCCCCTCTGGGGTGCTGACACACAGAcctgctccctcagcagagccacctcccctgcctgctgctggcacaaaTAAACCCACCaggagctccttcccagctggatctgcctgttccaggctgagctgtcccagctgaTGGGGGCTGAGCCCTCGTGCAGAACTGATGGCCCTGCTGAGGAACACGCTGATCCCTCAGCTCTGATGTGATCCCTCAGCTCTTTCTAGCTGCCACTTTGGGAACTTCCAGAATCCATTCCCTGTTTTAGCTGCCAGTGAAGGAACTTCCAGCATCCATTCCCTTCCCCTGcgagggagggcaggaggaattCACTGCTGAATTCACTGCTGAGAGGTGGCACGTGCCagtgtcactgccctgctcccagggtgACATCCCAGTGTCACATCCCAGTTCCCAGTGTCCCATCCCCACTCCCAGTGTCACAACCCTATTCCCAGTGTCCCATCACCTCTCTCAGTGTCACACCCTcattcccagtgtcccatcACCTCTCTCAGTGTCACACCCTCAGTCCCAGTGtcccatcccctctcccagtGTCACACCCTCACTCCCAGTgtcccatcccagtgtcccatcccctctcccagtGTCCCATCCCAATGTCCCAtgccctctcccagctgtcACCAAGCCCTGCCTCGATCACAGCCACGAGCCCCAGCTCTAATTAATGGAATAAATGAGCAAAGACTGGAATCTGCTCCCAGTGCCAATTTTATCCCTTCTCCAGCGCTGTCACAGCCCCAGTGAAACTGACAGCAAGGAATCAAACAGTTGCGTCTCTGgcattttttattacttttaatgtgcttttttttctggtgagttactggaaatttaaattataatgGTATGCTTCACTTAAAGAAAGTATCCATAGCAACAGGAACGTCTAAATTATTGCAGGCTGATCACTTCCCTGCTGGAGTCACATCTCACTCCTTTCACAGGCACTCCCAGAGGTGCAGCATTTtaatagacttttttttttttaccttttttttgcaaataaacaAGAGAATACAAAGCACTTTCTCCATCAGTGCAATAGCTACAGAGAGATCCAAAGGGAACAAGTGCCAGCTCACTTTGCTACCCAGCCAGGAGGGGCTCCAGCCTTGCTCTGGAGTCAGAGACTCTCCTCTGAGTCAGGGGTCATTCCCTGTGAAACTGGGGGATTTCTGGATTTCTgtccactgcagctgctgggaattcTCCTGGACCAGGAGAAAGCAGCACGGGATGATTGTCACAGTCAGATTTTCTGGGAacaatcccttcacccaggatttttctcctgggaggctgaggagcctcagagaaaaaggaaaacaataattatctgacTTAGCcctcctgtgttgtgctgctttggaatgtgtttggggattgtttacccacaggtgattgttccattggtttcatgtgagtt
This genomic window from Serinus canaria isolate serCan28SL12 chromosome 23, serCan2020, whole genome shotgun sequence contains:
- the LDLRAP1 gene encoding low density lipoprotein receptor adapter protein 1 isoform X1, giving the protein MDALKSAGRALLRSPSVHKPSWAGGRHKKLPENWTDTRETLLEGMLFSLKYLGMTLVEQPKGEELSAAAVKRIVATAKASGKKLQKVTLKVSPRGIVLRDSRTNELIENISIYRISYCTADKAHDKVFAYIAQSQQSESLECHAFLCPKRKMAQAVTLTVAQAFRLAFEFWQAAKEEKEKRERSILAAEGTSSPSSGAPAHPVTAALGNLLDLEEPGRSPLGSSTECPGLDNSSFGPSPSVNNNVEWEMDDGLDEAFSRLAQSRTNPQDLDTGLSAQELQSAQALSPVHWSQLEPSPAEQDDLFMF
- the LDLRAP1 gene encoding low density lipoprotein receptor adapter protein 1 isoform X2: MDALKSAGRALLRSPSVHKPSWAGGRHKKLPENWTDTRETLLEGMLFSLKYLGMTLVEQPKGEELSAAAVKRIVATAKASGKKLQKVTLKVSPRGIVLRDSRTNELIENISIYRISYCTADKAHDKVFAYIAQSQQSESLECHAFLCPKRKMAQAVTLTVAQAFRLAFEFWQAAKEEKEKRERSILAAEGTSSPSSGAPAHPVTAAALGNLLDLEEPGRSPLGSSTECPGLDNSSFGPSPSVNNNVEWEMDDGLDEAFSRLAQSRTNPQDLDTGLSAQELQSAQALSPVHWSQLEPSPAEQDDLFMF